TCTTGACAAACCAAGAAGATATTTGtaatttacacagctactttcttgcctgaaaatatgttacgtttattttgcgacccagaaagttTAATAAgactaattttaaaacttagtagcggccgccattgttggcagctgaaatttggctatgaattctgggatatggtgggatacgaaggacacacccgacccatccttcaaatttggggaaatgaaggacacatttgtcggccgcattgggacagccttcatcgcctggctgtgacgtagtcggccttcaaatgcggcctccggaggatgcagccgacgttttgggacacagcttacGTTTGGTTGACTCTGTGGAATCctttaaccctggagaacccatggggtcagagccgaccccatgggttctccagggttaaaaagcagttaaaaacttttttgtttaaacaggCCTTCTGCTAATCAACAATTTTGAATTGTTTTGAATTTGcattgtttatattgtctattttattacttaatattttctttattttgaccTTTGTGTACAGTGctttgtgactgcctgtctACGAAAAGCACTTAATAACTAAACTTTACTTATTATGGGCGCTCCCCGCCAACCTGCCGGAGTTCAAATGTAAATAGTAAATACACGTTGGGAATAAATGACACACAAAAATAGGAAAGGCACACAGCGGAGAGCAAAGAAAAGACTTGGACTGAATGTGTGAGTGTCCTGAGTGATGGGGGTCACACAGGCCATGGCTCAGATGGGTGGGTGGCGTGCATTTGCTAAATCAATCATGAAACTTAGGTGAAGgtagcatttttttaatgtttgtgatTCAGAATTTCATGTTGAGAAGAATTCTACATGCTTTATTGTGATGGCAGTGAAAGTGTCGTCTGTTGGGTTCAAACATTGCATCAGATTTCAAAATGATCTTTCACACAGTCTATATAAATGCAGGAAGCCaggaggtggagaaggaggCCTGCATTATGCCTTAGTGATCAACCACATCACACTTGAAGTACTCCAGTGTTTACTCCAGTGTTTCAGCACACACAGGTCGTGAGCTGTGTGTGGCACAGTTCCTTGTATCACCTGTTTACTGTTCACTTGGATTTACCTGACCCACTCTCTGTTCTCTGGCAGgtgcatttgctcacaaaacaggaCGCGCCATGATGGAGGACAGCGGAGGGAGGAAGACCAGAGAGGGCGAGGACGAGGAGACGGTGAGCTCAGTCGTGACCGAGACGAGCACGCTGCCGTggtctgcagacagacagacgggtGGACGGACAGGTAAAGCTGACAGGATGAGCGTGAGGTCAGGTGTGTTTCTTCCCGAGGCGTCGAGCTGCACAGAGAGCGAAAGAGAACTGAAGGCAGAGGTGGAGAGGAGGGGCGGCAGAGCGGGTTTAGACGAAGGAGCGGAGCTACGTGAGGATAAAACTAGGGTACACCTGTTGGAGGAGGAGCCCCGAGAGAACCTCCTGCCAGAGAAAGCTGCTCAGGTGTTCAGGCCTGCAGTGACTGCCCTCCACTCCCCCTCCTCACTCAGAGAGTCTGGGCCGCTCCGGGAAATGGAGTCCGAGAAGAGTCCCTTTCTGGGTCCCCGAGGAGTTCCCGAGAACTACAATCAACATTATTACCTGCACGAGGAACTGCGCTCCAATAAACGTAAGTACTAACTCAGAGACTATGTCAGAAAATCACATCACCTTGCATCAGGAGGAAATGGTCAGGGGGTCGGGCACACCTGAACAGAACCACCTGAACCACCTTAAAATCTGTAGATTCTAGACGACGCTCAACTAAAACGACTGGAATGACTCGGATACTTATACATATTAGTGAAACCAGTCCCTGACAAtcacaaaaatgcaaatgttgaggtttttttggggttttttaaaagtaaagtaaatttttatttatatagcaccaagataaaatcacaaagtgcttcacagaagcagAAATGGACATGaaacctcaaacaaacaaaatcaaccaaaaaCAAGTTTAAACAGTCAAATTTAACACCAAGGTTACTAATGGAGGGTTTAATATAAGAAGCAAGAGGGCCTAGATTTTTAACCACTGGGGGAACAAATTTCTCAGGAGCAAAAACAATGACTTCAGTTTTACCAGCATTTAGTTAGTTGATAATTAGTTGATAATTATCAGCCAGCCGATCTCTAATGGAATCTAAGCAGGACTGCAAGATTTGGAGCTTAGAAACATCAGGTGGCCTAAAAGAGATATATAGCTGAACATCATTAGCATAACAATGATATGAAATATCAGAAAAAGAGCTACAAAGAGCCCCACAGGAGgatcagaaaaaaaagtttttaaaaatcagaggCTGAGGAAGAACTCCCCATTAAACAGGAAGTTGGCTAATGCGTGCTCTGGCATTATCTGCCACCATGGAAGCTGTGGAGAATTGCTTATGCCATCACTCATTTAACCAATCACGTCAGGTTTTGGGACCTTTGGACAGGACAGCCATGCTAGTGCGTCCAAATCATATGACCATTTAAGATGACGTACCAGCAAGATGCAGTCTCACTGAGTCTCCGTTTGTGTTGACAGACCAAGTAAAGCTAGAGTTATGATAAATCATTCTCATTGTGCtttttcctgaatactgtcgtcaGGTGTAGCGTACAGAGCAGTGGTAAAACTGGATGTTCTAAGGAATGCACTTTCAAGCAAAAACGAACAAAcacaccctttcctattggtggaaaaatgcaccacatcaaccaatcaagaaatgatatggcaacacgTGCCATTTGTTTTCTTACAAAGAGGGGGAAAGTGGGAATGATTTTGATGTTTAGCATGTTTGAAGTGTGTCTACGGTGTTtggcttttgttctttttttgcgTGTCACAGCAGCGAGGTGACGGCTGAATGTCACTGACTGAAATCTCCATGTGGAAAACAGAAGTGATACACCTGAGGTTTTAGGCCTGTGATGAGCTCCTCTGCCTTTTGCTGGACAGAACTAGTTTTTGGAAcaacacaaataatttgtgtgacaTCTGATTGCTTTGTGCAAAAAAACGGCAGAGACTGTTAACAGTTGCAcagaacttttattttttcatcacaAGTTCTGAAAATGATTTGTTGAACATGTTTCCTgctctgattttcttttaagGTTAGTTGTGTCactacagtatgtcaaaatgaaaacatgactgtaaatcCAGACACGTGAAGTTGTGCGTAAAAGACTGATGCCAAACATGGTGAGGGAGTCGAAAACAGCAGGTTCTACCCTGGACTCCAGGGGGTTTAATTACCTGCccctgtttatacacctgtgcaCCTCTGACTGCTGACTCTGCCTCCATTAACTCATTTTTCTCATCTGTGTCAGGAGGGCAGTGCTGTCTCAGTACGGATGTCCTGAAGATGGGCGTGTCTCTGATGGCCTCGGCGTTCTTCTTCCCTTTACTCGTCTGGGGTGGTTTTGTGTTTCTGCCATTTGACGCCCCGCTGCTGGATGGTGCCCCCCTCCGGCTCGTCTACACGCTGCGCTGCTCTGTGTTCGCTGCCACCCCCATCGTCCTTGGTGAGTCACATACCACCGAAAAAGAGATGCAGAATCTCACCTGTCTCACCTGTGTGCGTCTCACCTGTTCTTTAGGTTGGCTTGTTCTGGGCATCTCACGGCTAAGGTCAGGTGTGCTTCGTCCTCTGTTTGATGATGAGATAAAGGAGGCGGAGCTACAGGAAGTCACTGTCCACCAGCGCTTCATCTCTGACTCTGCCTCGCTGTTCCTGATTTACTTCCTGCAGCTGGTCGTTATGGCGATGTACCTTAGCCAGGAGCAGCTGAAGCTTGTGCCGCTCCTGACCATCCTCTTTGCTTTTGGAAGGTGAGGATCCATCCACGATGTGATCAGTCGATAACGACATCGATTGATGAATCTAATGGCGCTTCCGTGTCTACACAGGTTGGCTTACTGGGTCGCTGCGGCATTTGGCAGCAGCATTCGtggatttggttttggcatctCCTTCCTGCCAAGTATCATCATGATGGGAGCAAACTTCTACTTCATCTTCACGATGGATGCGGCGAGTTCCATTTTCAGTGTTCCCCATGACGAGGCACCGCCTCAACCAGCAGGCCGACAACGGTTTTGGGGATAAGACACAAGCAGTGACTGATGATTGTCATTATCGATTGAAAAGTaaaatctgtctttattttgaggtttaaatgctttaaaatgacCAGGCGTAGCCCTGCCCAGCTGGTGTGCGCGGctcttgttttttcctttattaaactgcttcctgttctctgcagcttcctgttgatcttttttttctgttttattttctacaaTTGTTTTTATGAtcaataaattaaagaaaagagacTGTAATTTAcaaattttcacaataaaagttgGAAACTATCACATCGTTTCCTGTCTGCAGTGTTTCAGAATAATGTTGGTacaacaaaccttttttttttttttttcaaaggacATGACAAAATATGTGATTTAGGGAATAAAATAAGAAACTGATTATTATTTATGTTACAATTAGATATTtagattttaatttatatttatttacaaaggttttttttttttttgcacactgcAGCCTGTCAGTGTTGATGATTAATCATCTGCTGCTGTGAAGCTGATTTTTCTAGTTAAACTGGTCAAACTGTCATATGAAATCTGAGCACAGGAAGTACTCACACCCTGACTTCACAATAAAAGgataatgtttttcattttggatAAATAAGAATCTTAAAAATATCGTGAAGTATCAAGAGTCGATAATTTTTGTCCCTCTTTATCAGTATTTATAATTTGATAAGCAGAAATGACACAGGAGGATAAAGGGTTGAAATGTTTGTTGCTCTGAGGCATCGGAAACAGTATGCGTCATTATATATAAACACAGTTTCCGGTGACACAAACTAATGAGATCAATCGCAGTGATCAATAATCACGAGATCATTTACGGTTGACAGGAAGCAATTTTCTGTCTTCGCCATTCTGTCTACagggaagcttttattttgaaggctcaGGTGTGTGAGGCTTTTGCAGGtagactgcattttttttttattgtcacggACTGAAGGAACTTCCGAGAGCAGCACTGCCATTTGTTCCTGCAAGATCGGCTCATTTACACCACATCCTGCCACTGAAAACGCCAAACAGAGAAGTTTTCTTCATGGAGTCCGTACCTGTGAGGAGGCGGTCCTGCCTGCTGCGCTTCAGAGAGCGCTGTCCGTTCAGGAAGCTCTGCAGACGCACGTACGGTCAGTAATctctgtttaaataaagctcagtgaaactgcttttgtaATCAGCTTTCAATAAACTTTAACAATAGGTGTTGTAACAGCCGTTATGGTGTGGTGTCCCTTTAAGACACCCAAGTCGagggttgatggtgtcatcagtgtgtgccactgctcttgctctctctctcgctctgggACTATGAGGACACGTGCCTTCACGCTCGTGCTTAACGAGAGACGgacttatgttttcttttccagacccttttttttgttttgtttgcagcgCTTGGGTTGTATGAACGCTGGGCATTTTGTTGTTGAGCCGCAGCCGTTCAGCCGGGCTTTTATATGGTTGCTGAAGAATGCGTATTAAAGAACCACCGTGGATTACTGATACCAGTGTGGGTGTGTATCCTTCCGCCTAGCCTGCTAGGTGTTTTGCCGCCTCTTCTCAACCACACAACACAACCCAACGTTACAAAATGGCGCCCGAACATCTTCTCTTGGACCTCAGTATGCAGTATCTTTGAGCAGCGGATGATTGATACACTGAAAGGTACATAGCGGCAAAGTAGAGCTAGTAGTAGCCTGCCATACTTCGCGGAGACAGACCAGGCTGGCCTCGACGCGGACGTCCGATTCGCCGGATCACGGAAGTGTGTTTCTACGGCAACGAGTGGAGCCGCCGCAGCGCTGTTTTCGGGATGTATTATCGTCATCTGCCGAACGCCTTTACTGCGACATTTTTGGATTAACGTGGATTCACGCTGCTTGGACGCGAGATGGATGCCGTTTCTTCATAGTTTCTGACGTACATGTAAGCGGAGTAAAGCGCaccggattttttttttcttcctcgcCAGCTGAGCTCACGCTGCAGACTTTGCTTCGTTCGTGCGGTCTCCGCAAGTGGGAACTTTTCCACGGGACAAACCTCTATACCGCATCAGGACTGGACAAGTCTGGTGTCCTCTGGAAAATCGCCGAACTGATGTTGtgagtgtatttttaaaaaaaaaaaagaaaaaaaaaagaacgctGTCTATATTTCAAACTGATTTGCTATTGATTCTCACTGGCTTAACTGTCCTTATTGAAATGCTGTTTTAAGTGCATTTGACTTGAAAAGGTGTTGCTCATACTCAGTTACTCGTAAGTTTGGATCTATTTTACACCTAAATGCTTTTGATCCAGGGTGTTTGCTCCTTCCACCTCCACGTTTCAAAGTCAGATAAGACATGTGTAGCTAAACTTCAGAATTCACATGTTTCATATACTTTTGTGTGACCAGAACTGAAGTTGATTTCTGCTTAACTGCTACCTTGTATGGATTTGGGTCTTTGATAAGTGTGTATTATGGCTACTCATCCTGACTTGAATGACATGTGTGATGATATAGACTTTATGTTACACCCCAACCGACTTACTGCCAGACATAGTACTGCTGACCTTGGGCATAAAGTGCAAAGTCTGCAAGCAGAGGTTGATATGCTTCAGC
The DNA window shown above is from Astatotilapia calliptera chromosome 11, fAstCal1.2, whole genome shotgun sequence and carries:
- the tmem79b gene encoding transmembrane protein 79 — its product is MMEDSGGRKTREGEDEETVSSVVTETSTLPWSADRQTGGRTGKADRMSVRSGVFLPEASSCTESERELKAEVERRGGRAGLDEGAELREDKTRVHLLEEEPRENLLPEKAAQVFRPAVTALHSPSSLRESGPLREMESEKSPFLGPRGVPENYNQHYYLHEELRSNKRGQCCLSTDVLKMGVSLMASAFFFPLLVWGGFVFLPFDAPLLDGAPLRLVYTLRCSVFAATPIVLGWLVLGISRLRSGVLRPLFDDEIKEAELQEVTVHQRFISDSASLFLIYFLQLVVMAMYLSQEQLKLVPLLTILFAFGRLAYWVAAAFGSSIRGFGFGISFLPSIIMMGANFYFIFTMDAASSIFSVPHDEAPPQPAGRQRFWG